The Spinacia oleracea cultivar Varoflay chromosome 2, BTI_SOV_V1, whole genome shotgun sequence DNA segment gattaatatataaatatatatatattcgaaTTAAAACATGATTgtgaatattaattaattaataaaatatataaaataccATTCCATCAGTAGCGAGCCTCAAAAGTAGGGATGCAACAATTGCGCCCAAGAGTTGTGCTACCCAATATAAGATAGCACGGAGAAAGGAGACTCTACCGCCAACAAGGGCGCCAAAAGTAACAGCTGGATTAACATGACCACCCGATACATTTAGACTTGCCGCCACTGCAGCGAACAAAGCAAACGCATGTGCAATAGCTATCACCATCAAAGACGATGCTCCCGATGTTGCTTCCTCACCGTATAACTTCCCTGGATTTCATTTTAAGACTAATAGTTAGACATGTCAACTTGGTGTGACCGTGTGACTATGCGAGATGATGCACCCTATTCGAGTTATTCATTTGTACTAATTAACACAAAATTATGGTCATAGTTTTTCAAATCGGGTTtcccaaaataaaattatagtcctgtttttgtttttgtttttatttttggattaTTAAGGTGTCTGCTTTGTCATGTACTTTATTACTTACATAATACAttgaaaaattcaacaaaataaaaacaagtactatattccactttacCTTTGTAATATTTTTCTATTAGTCATTTaatttattccacttttccgtACAAATCAATGGTCATTTGTACTTTACTCCActtttatatgttttttttgtgtGCTAGCGTCCGATTCACCCTTAGAACTAATCCGGATTCGAGacgagttctgggtggttaggttccagTTTCCTCAATTGTTGTTGGGGAGgatccctaccaagttcagccccaattaCCACTAAATCGAGTACTTCCACTTTTATATGTACTTGATtactatattttatttttcttaaaatccaTATTTTTGGTCAAATGAGATACTCCCTCATTCCCGGAAtgctcgacccggtttgaccggcacagagtttaaggaacttgaattgacttatttaatttaataggtagtagttgatagtggggtattattttaatgtagttagtgggaaatgtgtgaaggggtggggttggaggagagtatgggttgaatttttaattattttttgtatggagtagggggtaggtgggttaataggggtggagtgagaaataatatagtattgttagaatatttccatttttagaaacaggtcaagtattaagggacggcctgataaggaaaacaggtcaagtattccgagacggagggagtaataaatatgtgacggaggaagtatttaaaTAACATGCATGCAAGAATCACaataactatatatatatatataaaatagagAAGAGTTCATACGCAGCGCAAGCTGGGAGCCTTCACCAGCGAAGACGAAGATACAAGTGGAGATGAATTCAGCCAAAGTAGCCCTCATGGAGTCAGGGTGAGTAGCCTCTTCGGGCCTTCCAAACGCGTATCTTCGAGGAGGTGCCATGATAATGATATAGCGTGTTTATTCCTCTTCGATCTATACAAACCCAATCCACCGCACGTAGAACGTACCTACACCCAAGTTGAATAACCGATCCGATCCACCACTTTGCACAAACTAAATTAACCCAActttgaaaaggaaaaagacCCAGATATATCTCTATAATGAAAAAGAGGCCTGGGTTGTTGAAAGAGGTGAATATAATTCGAACGAGAGACAGCTGACAATTGTTGTAGAAATTTGACAAAATTTATCATCTACGTATTCTGGACACTTGGGCTTAGGCATGCAACTATTTTGACACGTACATATATTATCCATGTGTTTTTTATACAACCTAACCTCTACCAATACCATGCATAGACAAAATTATATTGCTATTTCGTGCTACTTAACTTTTTAATCAATTCATCTTTATCTACAACCACATCATAATTTATTCAATTTTTACATTACATGTTAGCTTCATCACTTCAACTGCTGTCTGCGCTCTATTACTACGTGTAGACATCCAAATTGTGTAAAATCTATCATAATTGGGAGATAATATCGCAAATCAAAGTTTTAACATTTTAAAGATTTAAATCTAATATCACTCTTAACTCTCCTATATAACACAGATCGATCAAATCTATGGGTTTTAATAGGCTTAAATGAAATAAAACCTTATCATCTCCCTACTATCAACTAATTAGATAAAAAAGGGTAACCCCAAGCAGCATGTCGCACACATCACATAGACATACAACAATTGTAGTACAATATACAACTTGCTCGTTAACTAAATTGTTTATTATCTCAAAAGGGAATGCCTTCGATTGGTACACGGGTTGGCCTGTATAATCCATTAATAGTCAATGGAGATATAATTTTACAAAAGGTTCTTCACCACTCAATGCATAGTTAGCATGACGGAGCTATCCTATACGCAACAATGGAAGGATGCGCCCATCCTTAAACACCTCAATTGTTGGCGCACGTTGAGTCTAGAATGCAAAGATCGTCCAACTGAAACTTCCACATATTGTTGAGATGTGCATCAATAATGGATTGGATTTGCTTTATATCTTGCAAGGTATAAAGCCACGATCACTTCAAGATTTCGAGACAAGGGCTCGTGACATGGAGATATGGATCAAGAACAAGTAAATGGGGAATTCTTCAAGATTAAAGAACGAGATGAAGGAATATACTAAGGTTGACAAACCTTTTAAAAGTTTGACTAAAGATACTGTTGAGTaatatagtgttttgatgattatgaacaaatgatgattatctaactaatgtgtgtattgtttagatgtgcatgaacaagtaatgaaggttaataaagatcatttagttggaaatttctgaagatatatacaagaagaagtgaagttcctgaaaggaactcaagaagtgaagggaacttcagaagagaagtctaattatataagtataccattagacttagagtttgtgtccttaactactgcatacttgtttattagtttggttttcttcatcttgcttgtattggttgtcatcactgactttatggttttgatgacaactagcaaacgactaacctatgtttgagtttcaatatgtatacgaaacaaatataggtttgatgaagaaacaaacatgaagagttcaagtcaataaatcaagtatccaagctgcaacaaagttcttcaaaggaacacaaacagatcagttcctcagcagatcctacgaggaacaacgagtataaagttcctgagtaggaacaagcatggagaagttccagaggcggaactatcaacatgaggctcttgagttggagcatcatgaagcatgaagaagaaaataagagtttattttctaggattcatgtaagtatgtagaaacttgaataattgaggaacacggtgccaaaaggaacttgtcggaacttatgagaaataacgtcagtttatcttcctagaatactcctagttttaaggtaattttaagtgtcaataacgtggcttttaacactcctagttgttagggatttacctttgactttgagtatttatctcctagtaaaactctatttatttatgtttttaaaataaaagataatttttataaaatcttattttagttaggattctgatttttatatcatatatttatttatttattatttaaaattcgtttttaataatgtcctattcattctaggatttgttttgaatatcttttgtagtttaatgtgtttaaaattttatttttaataaataaaaaataattaatctttttgtaaaataaaatctgattgttagttattttattttaataaaatttatttttctattttattaaaatcagatttaaaaggttttgttttagaaaattaaaat contains these protein-coding regions:
- the LOC110798573 gene encoding probable aquaporin TIP3-2, yielding MAPPRRYAFGRPEEATHPDSMRATLAEFISTCIFVFAGEGSQLALRKLYGEEATSGASSLMVIAIAHAFALFAAVAASLNVSGGHVNPAVTFGALVGGRVSFLRAILYWVAQLLGAIVASLLLRLATDGMRPMGLGVAYGEGNLQALILEIVLTFGLVYTVYATAIDPKRGSLGTIAPLAIALIVGANILVGGPFDGASMNPARAFGPALIGWRWRNHWIYWVGPLIGGGLAGLIYEFIVIPNEPPHAHQPLAPEDY